The following coding sequences lie in one Aspergillus luchuensis IFO 4308 DNA, chromosome 8, nearly complete sequence genomic window:
- the maiA gene encoding maleylacetoacetate isomerase MaiA (COG:E;~EggNog:ENOG410PVT6;~InterPro:IPR036249,IPR040079,IPR005955,IPR036282, IPR010987,IPR034330,IPR034333,IPR004045,IPR004046;~PFAM:PF13409,PF00043,PF14497,PF13417,PF02798;~go_component: GO:0005737 - cytoplasm [Evidence IEA];~go_function: GO:0003824 - catalytic activity [Evidence IEA];~go_function: GO:0005515 - protein binding [Evidence IEA];~go_process: GO:0006749 - glutathione metabolic process [Evidence IEA];~go_process: GO:0009072 - aromatic amino acid family metabolic process [Evidence IEA]): MSEQTITLHTYFRSSCSARLRIALNLKSIPYTSIPINLLKNEHHSTQNTSLNPSASVPTLIIENPEHTNDGKTIVIPQSLAALEYLEETHPTAHPLLPPTSDPTGRATVRTLANIIACDVQPVTNMRILKRVAPLGVDREAWSKELVEDGFRAYEAIAEKTAGRYSVGDEITLADVCLLPAVWGAERVGVDLGNFPVIKGVRERLEEVEAVRRAHWRSQDDTPEEFRVGDKQ, encoded by the coding sequence ATGTCCGAACAAACCATAACCCTCCACACTTACTTccgctcctcctgctccgcgCGCCTCCGCATCGCCCTCAACCTAAAATCCATCCCctacacctccatccccatcaaccTACTCAAAAACGAGCATCACAGTACTCAAAACACATCTCTGAACCCCTCCGCCAGCGTTCCGACCCTCATCATCGAGAATCCCGAACACACAAACGATGGAAAAACAATCGTTATCCCCCAGTCCCTCGCGGCGCTGGAATACCTCGAAGAAACCCACCCAACAgcacaccccctcctcccaccgaCTTCCGACCCCACCGGGCGCGCAACAGTCCGCACCCTAGCCAACATCATCGCCTGCGACGTGCAGCCGGTCACGAACATGCGGATCCTGAAGCGGGTGGCGCCGCTCGGCGTGGACAGGGAGGCATGGTCGAAGGAATTAGTTGAGGATGGGTTCCGGGCGTACGAAGCTATTGCGGAGAAAACGGCAGGGAGGTATAGTGTTGGGGATGAGATTACCTTGGCGGATGTGTGTCTTTTGCCTGCTGTTTGGGGGGCAGAGAGAGTGGGTGTGGATTTGGGCAACTTTCCGGTTATTAAgggggtgagggagaggttggaggaggtggaggctgTTAGGAGGGCGCATTGGAGGAGTCAGGATGATACACCGGAGGAGTTTAGGGTTGGTGATAAGCAGTGA